In the Deinococcus carri genome, one interval contains:
- a CDS encoding translocation/assembly module TamB domain-containing protein, producing MTETPHPDLPPVTPHRPARRRWPWVLLLVAALLGLAAWFAPALLGQWALKQVSGGNMQVTAQGVGGPLWSPKLQDAQVKLPGVDAAAGQAGVSVAGVDPRTRTVRLNVAVSDATVNLRLKELLAGEKGGGGKGGGWKVILNDLDVQRSRVNVDGAGVNIPDGRFRVTRGQNGVLAVRGQTPDGELNADVTVKAGNVFVLDLNADARVLNHYWHGVTGGRITGRYVLGGGEPVRGDLKVTDASIRVPEARFVTVRDISGRAIHQGNDITLNLTGQGWDGPVTARGGVDLKARNWTVTAEAAPTVRGLAHALGTTGRGELSLRVTAGGWSTVRVKAYGKGAGTLAGIPFRDLNAEYTFLNRDGAGGSAGQTNDLAFSARTALAGQQTLDGRWAFGRAGEAHWAGTFAQKPLDVTADIDAHNVLTLAGRGLGGPLAGTLSLKTLALNATLHPTYGAARAQVALSGKPQDLRAVVTNGQAGPFALAGTARLNREGLKADLGNLTLDLDHNFRGGWTARNLTGAGVTLSGQGRLDLTGGDVVGTLAANVPGVPGTLRGPLNVNYVAQQGTFTPGDQRLTWRGDAFTLEARNLEVAGGVRVNGTATVTNRLRAVGTLTATGNGFDLTATGLGDVARLRGTAGGVTVLADTQLAQGFRTTARVQGADIQGVLSLDDGVRFTLTTAGETARGVLNGQDWDATGRVNLAALRPLVGVDDLGGTLDLALAGQGGTARVEATAAGAKVRGTLTRTDGTVRANLNAAFADVAAHLAGQVYPSVQASGTAFWQGQTLNAALSGEYGNLRARLTGRTGELSFSGVTLPGQAVNVTGTLTPTLTANGTWGDLRVAYDARTGLLGVAGQQALTAFGQAGRVQGQATWAPGFRGNVNASGVLDQYTVVLRGPWQNLNVRLTDREGLRATGTAALPAGHYDLNVRGPVAGLYVDGRVTGTGLEPRGTVNVFDGSGGSARVTLRGFDDFDLRSRGLTLAGQRVGGDLTARNGVLTGDLTAGPLRLTAGGGRVNTVGEVAGHTVTATGRLTLPATLEDLRVNVTGPYVTAQATGGVANLRGTLRVKEQTFGEGATRVVLPAQVFPLSASLTGARANVGGLTYLGGGWSGGVNLRYLLAGQGGTLRLAGDGTRLTAVPSGPVAGRVTLLPRLEGRLTADLSPFLPLLPEAVRAEVVPGQLVAQVGANGAALATQGTRYLGDPLSLDARLNWARGFRAAGTLTHPGTRIPLRYDGRDLTVRGARLDARVLRPLTAASGTVTASLTVPGLDFGRASGQARVNVTAGGQRASGTVSLTEGQLGADLRAGPLRLTARNGQVNATGELTGHTLTASGRLTRLTALENLRVNVSGPYVTASAAGDLADLRGSLRLKGQTLGAGSAGVDLPSQTLPLTASLTGGRVQVGGLTYAGGRWSGNVNLRYALGSRPGTLGVVGTGAGLAAVPSGPLAGRVTLLPGLGGTLTADLAPFLASLPADVRAQTVPGQLVAQVSADGAVLTARGTRYLGDPLNLDGRVNWRGRVTAAAELTHPGTHLPLRYDGRTLTVQGAVLDARALRPLVEATGSVTANLTVPNLDFDRANGQARVNLTATGQRAVGNVTLARGQLSADLTSDLAGLSVQVRGPLYPRANAVLNVGDVRGTLSGNAADTLTLRAAGMYQGRALDLTATGQALTGPNGAATLNALVAGASVNLKLNRAETDWRVAGNFDAPDLQKLAGTAGNVSGTVTGTLRDLRVNADGEVAGAVFHAPASYTGGVLRVQEATAKLPYASLRASGPVFPTLNLSAKATLTDYLPGTYTAQARGSLGKPDVRAQGTLTGAAGGLQASGTGLTARLLGQDWKVNFSGEALAGFARGQLGSGALAGLQDSRLNVHAPFVSGETRVRLDGVTGWNARGGWLGSLRATGNVPGGALDATLKGAGALALAGSIGPASVAGAFPADLPLKPGGTLDLTALDVGALWGRAGELRATGRATLAGASWSRPEAAFAGRLADVGGDLTGDLGATYRAGDVAVRLAGERLAGGATLSGGRYEATLKAEPLRLARLLPPAWDVDALTFAGTVRASGTLAGGPSQVEAQNLALRGEQGTAGPFSLYGRASYLRRGSQPDMLEADLSGSLRGGVLKANGALPVGVRVTARNVDARGFGAGLINADLTLSGPLEDVLLAGKASSVTDDFNAQVALSGPLRDARANARVTLKGQGQAGILYADATDLDLAAGTVRARVYGTARQGGNTVRLDLNGAWPRLTGTATATLTGLPNPVTLTGDGQGGYALNGGTLGTGRLTLTPGQGFIPALAGQLHLTPLALVNGTGTATADVTLTGTLAAPRLAGTLTTRGAEVSGVRLTDTTGAFTGTLNALRGTLTQAGTTVATLEGQTLTLNGLTANAAGSTLRASGTAGLNGTADLTLTASGLLDGNVRATYHARALALDGTLSGQGLRAALDVNADPFTGWHGTARVTGGPAGVLTEAANLKFSGSFEHPLVTGEAGVLGAGARLVANADGVHLRLVDGPEATANGVLELRQGEQGQHGGGGWRWLGTVALTRPELSFSLTPTGPLADPNLTLSVRRGQWRAAGTASLREADLDVTDGLTTGRVTWNGETLRANLPGLDLARLDVPRLTGRLTANGAVSTDTQDGRVSVRVTDVTTDYEVPYLGVTLAGDLTADVTLTGGKPQVQASAALPSGMVKVNASQGAAGWTGNLAGTLARGGGTLTANVISGPGGLTGSVTAARYPLSALGQDVRLAGTVTLGGQTFQANLTAGNDMGEAELTGGGGLADLLPALGGLGNVRPTEEGYRLRALLNNVEVAKLNIAPGLAGRVNGEANIQDGGGTVVVSSRALQIGQKQLGARVEGTLVGGDWRIRGFLGETDFFASLTGGTLSGRATLQALPLGAVVAAFTDTPVGEGVVTGVARFSLPLADPLAGSATVVAERIRVTATSGTGADAVTETLTGTGTLDYAARELRNVDIQLAGAGTWDVRGGYTRQRVDLSAQFRDTTFTPVLRLIPGLAELTPSLKGSVTLTAAGTYDRPRGLLRAQNLVGSVAGLSLQIPSFAGDLPDSGAFTAGGRILTGGTVGSDGTVDLKGQLTLGRLSGTRATFTGLLAPQALGALPNTTVTLTQGAENRWTLDAQSRSAATAATPAGTLSVTGTVAPRPDLTLTARGYNLPLAAIYARESVLNADLRAVDDGQLVHVSGAAHFLRLTLGRTNAPATIPAPGQSSVGGSAQAGGRTTDDYPSPLPEEYTTFPKPPSETEARPARPFLERIVFEDIPIQAPNGIRVDEALARAEFSGNLVLSGTGARPQLQGNVLAQRGTLFLRENEFTLRSGRVSFSGEGILPTFAVVASGTVPSATTGQRVPVTLDVSGEFRPATNGQDVLVLRTNLGCTATAGTVCTDPTTGNPYTEAQLYALVATGVPDLQALPANLAALGTSALQTALNVFVLGELERNVARALGLDVFRLTPNLATADGSLGATLTLGSYLTRDLYLQYQVDLNGRGLLDATYSTPDGRVTFKVSTPLNGLNLQSVRPSFSAAYNFNRRVSVSLGVQNDEDSTKVRFGVTYRLFTR from the coding sequence GTGACGGAAACGCCGCACCCCGACCTGCCCCCCGTGACCCCGCACCGTCCCGCCCGGCGGCGCTGGCCCTGGGTGCTGCTGCTGGTCGCCGCCCTGCTGGGTCTGGCGGCATGGTTCGCGCCCGCGCTGCTGGGCCAGTGGGCGCTGAAGCAGGTGAGCGGCGGGAACATGCAGGTCACGGCGCAGGGCGTGGGCGGGCCGCTGTGGTCGCCGAAGCTGCAAGACGCACAGGTGAAGCTGCCCGGTGTGGACGCGGCGGCGGGCCAGGCGGGCGTGAGCGTGGCAGGCGTGGACCCGCGAACCCGGACCGTGCGCCTGAACGTGGCCGTTTCGGACGCCACCGTGAACCTGCGGCTGAAAGAGCTGCTGGCGGGCGAGAAAGGCGGGGGCGGCAAGGGCGGCGGCTGGAAGGTCATCCTGAACGACCTGGACGTGCAGCGCAGCCGGGTCAATGTGGACGGCGCGGGCGTGAACATCCCGGATGGCCGCTTCCGCGTGACGCGGGGTCAGAACGGCGTGCTGGCGGTACGCGGCCAGACCCCCGACGGGGAACTGAACGCCGACGTGACCGTGAAAGCGGGGAACGTCTTCGTGCTGGACCTGAACGCCGACGCACGGGTGCTGAACCACTACTGGCACGGCGTGACGGGCGGGCGTATCACCGGGCGCTACGTGCTGGGGGGCGGCGAGCCGGTGCGCGGCGACCTGAAGGTGACGGACGCCAGCATCCGCGTACCCGAGGCGCGCTTCGTGACGGTCCGCGACATCTCGGGACGGGCCATCCACCAGGGCAACGACATCACCCTCAACCTGACGGGGCAGGGCTGGGACGGCCCGGTCACCGCGCGGGGCGGCGTGGACCTGAAGGCGAGGAACTGGACGGTCACGGCGGAAGCCGCGCCGACGGTGCGGGGCCTGGCGCACGCGCTGGGCACGACCGGACGCGGCGAACTGAGCCTGCGGGTCACGGCGGGCGGCTGGAGCACCGTACGCGTGAAGGCCTACGGGAAGGGGGCCGGAACCCTGGCGGGCATTCCCTTCCGCGACCTGAACGCCGAGTACACCTTCCTCAACCGCGACGGGGCGGGCGGCTCGGCGGGCCAGACGAACGACCTGGCCTTCAGCGCGAGGACGGCGCTGGCGGGCCAGCAGACCCTGGATGGGCGCTGGGCCTTTGGCCGTGCGGGCGAGGCGCACTGGGCCGGGACGTTCGCCCAGAAGCCGCTGGACGTGACGGCGGACATCGACGCCCACAACGTGCTGACGCTGGCGGGCCGGGGCCTGGGCGGGCCTCTGGCGGGGACGCTGAGCCTGAAAACCCTGGCCCTGAACGCCACCCTCCACCCCACCTACGGCGCGGCGCGGGCACAGGTGGCCCTGAGCGGGAAGCCGCAGGACCTGCGGGCCGTGGTGACGAACGGGCAGGCCGGTCCCTTCGCGCTGGCCGGAACGGCACGGCTGAACCGGGAGGGGCTGAAGGCCGACCTGGGCAACCTGACCCTCGACCTCGACCACAACTTCCGGGGGGGCTGGACGGCGCGGAACCTGACCGGGGCGGGCGTCACGCTGAGCGGGCAGGGCCGCCTGGACCTGACGGGCGGGGACGTGGTGGGCACCCTGGCGGCGAACGTGCCGGGCGTGCCGGGCACCCTGCGCGGGCCGTTGAACGTGAACTACGTGGCGCAGCAGGGCACCTTCACGCCGGGTGACCAGCGCCTGACCTGGCGCGGCGACGCCTTCACGCTGGAGGCGCGGAACCTGGAGGTGGCGGGCGGCGTGCGCGTGAACGGCACGGCGACGGTCACCAACCGGCTGCGGGCGGTGGGCACCCTGACCGCCACCGGGAACGGCTTCGACCTCACCGCGACCGGGCTGGGCGATGTGGCACGGCTGCGGGGCACGGCGGGCGGCGTGACCGTGCTGGCCGACACCCAGCTCGCGCAGGGCTTCCGGACGACCGCGCGGGTCCAGGGCGCGGACATCCAGGGCGTGCTGAGCCTGGATGACGGCGTGCGCTTCACGCTGACCACGGCCGGAGAGACAGCGCGCGGGGTGCTGAACGGCCAGGACTGGGACGCGACCGGACGGGTGAACCTCGCCGCGCTGCGCCCGCTGGTCGGGGTGGACGACCTGGGCGGCACGCTGGACCTCGCGCTGGCGGGGCAAGGGGGAACGGCCCGCGTGGAGGCCACGGCGGCGGGGGCGAAGGTGCGCGGCACGCTGACGCGCACGGACGGAACCGTGCGGGCGAACCTGAACGCCGCCTTCGCGGACGTGGCGGCCCACCTCGCCGGGCAGGTGTATCCCAGCGTGCAGGCGAGCGGCACCGCCTTCTGGCAGGGACAGACGTTGAATGCGGCCCTGAGCGGCGAGTACGGCAATCTGCGGGCGCGGCTGACGGGGCGCACGGGTGAACTGTCCTTCTCGGGCGTCACCCTGCCGGGGCAGGCGGTGAATGTCACGGGCACCCTCACCCCCACGCTGACGGCCAACGGCACCTGGGGCGACCTGCGGGTGGCTTACGATGCGCGGACCGGGCTGCTGGGCGTGGCGGGACAGCAGGCGCTGACGGCGTTCGGGCAGGCGGGCCGGGTGCAGGGACAGGCGACCTGGGCACCCGGCTTCCGGGGCAACGTGAACGCGAGCGGCGTGCTGGACCAGTACACCGTCGTCCTGCGCGGCCCCTGGCAGAACCTGAACGTGCGGCTGACCGACCGCGAGGGCCTGCGCGCGACCGGCACGGCGGCGCTTCCAGCGGGCCACTACGACCTGAACGTGCGCGGCCCCGTCGCGGGCCTGTACGTGGACGGGCGGGTGACCGGCACCGGGCTGGAACCGCGCGGCACCGTGAACGTATTCGACGGCTCGGGCGGCAGCGCGCGGGTCACCCTGCGTGGCTTCGACGACTTCGACCTGCGCTCGCGTGGCCTGACGCTGGCCGGGCAGCGCGTGGGCGGCGACCTGACTGCCCGGAACGGCGTGCTGACCGGCGACCTGACCGCCGGGCCACTGCGGCTCACCGCGGGCGGGGGGCGCGTGAACACGGTGGGCGAGGTCGCAGGCCACACGGTGACGGCCACCGGGCGACTGACCCTCCCCGCCACGCTGGAAGACCTGCGCGTGAACGTGACCGGGCCGTATGTCACGGCGCAGGCGACGGGCGGCGTGGCGAACCTGCGCGGCACGCTGCGGGTGAAGGAGCAGACCTTCGGGGAGGGGGCCACGCGCGTCGTCCTCCCGGCGCAGGTGTTCCCGCTCAGCGCTTCCCTGACGGGGGCGCGGGCGAACGTGGGCGGCCTGACGTACCTGGGCGGCGGGTGGAGCGGCGGCGTGAACCTCCGCTACCTGCTGGCGGGGCAGGGCGGCACCCTGCGATTGGCGGGGGACGGAACGAGGCTGACCGCCGTGCCGTCCGGCCCCGTCGCGGGCCGCGTGACCCTGCTCCCCCGGCTGGAGGGCAGGCTGACCGCCGACCTCTCCCCCTTCCTGCCGCTGCTGCCGGAAGCGGTGCGCGCGGAGGTCGTGCCGGGGCAACTCGTGGCGCAGGTGGGCGCGAACGGCGCGGCGCTCGCCACCCAGGGCACCCGTTACCTGGGCGACCCGCTGAGCCTGGATGCCCGCCTGAACTGGGCGCGCGGCTTCCGGGCGGCAGGCACGCTGACGCACCCCGGCACCCGCATCCCGCTGCGCTACGACGGGCGCGACCTTACCGTGCGTGGCGCGCGGCTGGACGCGCGGGTGTTGCGGCCGCTCACGGCGGCGAGCGGCACCGTCACGGCCAGCCTCACGGTGCCGGGGCTGGACTTCGGCCGGGCGAGCGGACAGGCGCGGGTGAACGTGACGGCGGGGGGCCAGCGGGCCAGCGGAACGGTCAGCCTGACGGAAGGCCAACTGGGGGCCGACCTGCGGGCGGGGCCGCTGCGCCTGACCGCCCGGAACGGTCAGGTCAACGCCACCGGGGAACTCACGGGCCATACCCTCACCGCCAGCGGGCGGCTGACCCGGCTCACCGCGCTGGAGAACCTACGGGTGAACGTCAGCGGGCCGTATGTCACGGCGAGCGCGGCGGGAGACCTTGCCGACCTGCGCGGCTCGCTGCGCCTGAAGGGGCAGACCCTCGGCGCGGGCAGCGCGGGAGTGGACCTGCCTTCCCAGACCCTGCCACTGACCGCCTCGCTGACGGGCGGGCGGGTCCAGGTGGGTGGCCTGACGTACGCGGGCGGACGCTGGAGCGGAAACGTGAACCTGCGGTACGCGCTGGGCAGCCGTCCGGGCACGCTGGGCGTCGTCGGGACCGGCGCGGGCCTGGCCGCCGTCCCCTCCGGCCCGCTGGCTGGCCGGGTGACGCTGCTCCCCGGTCTGGGCGGAACACTGACCGCTGACCTCGCCCCCTTCCTGGCCTCGCTGCCCGCGGACGTGCGGGCACAGACGGTGCCGGGGCAACTGGTCGCGCAGGTCAGCGCGGACGGGGCGGTGCTGACCGCGCGGGGCACGCGCTACCTGGGCGACCCGCTGAACCTGGACGGGCGGGTGAACTGGCGCGGGCGGGTGACGGCGGCGGCGGAACTCACCCACCCCGGCACCCACCTTCCGCTGCGCTATGACGGGCGGACCCTCACGGTTCAGGGGGCCGTGCTGGACGCGCGTGCCCTGCGCCCCCTGGTAGAGGCGACCGGCAGCGTCACGGCGAACCTGACAGTCCCGAACCTGGACTTCGACCGGGCGAACGGGCAGGCACGGGTGAACCTGACAGCCACGGGGCAGCGGGCCGTGGGCAACGTGACGCTGGCGCGGGGGCAGCTCAGCGCCGACCTCACCAGCGACCTCGCGGGCCTGAGCGTGCAGGTGCGCGGTCCCCTCTATCCGCGCGCAAATGCCGTGCTGAACGTGGGCGACGTGCGCGGCACGCTGAGTGGGAACGCGGCGGACACCCTCACCCTGCGGGCTGCCGGGATGTACCAGGGTCGCGCCCTCGACCTGACCGCCACCGGGCAGGCCCTCACCGGGCCGAACGGGGCGGCCACGCTGAATGCCCTCGTCGCGGGCGCGAGCGTGAATCTGAAGCTGAACCGGGCGGAAACCGACTGGCGCGTGGCAGGCAACTTCGACGCCCCGGACCTCCAGAAGTTGGCGGGCACGGCGGGGAACGTCAGCGGCACCGTCACCGGCACCCTGCGCGACCTGCGCGTGAACGCGGACGGGGAGGTGGCGGGGGCCGTATTCCACGCCCCGGCCAGCTACACGGGCGGCGTGCTGCGGGTGCAGGAGGCGACGGCGAAGCTGCCCTACGCCTCACTCCGGGCGAGCGGCCCGGTCTTCCCCACCCTGAACCTGAGCGCGAAGGCGACGCTGACCGACTACCTGCCGGGAACATACACCGCGCAGGCGCGCGGCTCCCTGGGCAAGCCGGACGTGCGGGCACAGGGCACCCTGACCGGCGCGGCGGGCGGCCTCCAGGCGAGCGGCACCGGGCTGACGGCGCGGCTGCTGGGCCAGGACTGGAAGGTGAACTTCAGCGGCGAGGCGCTGGCCGGGTTTGCCCGCGGACAATTGGGGTCGGGGGCGCTGGCAGGCTTGCAGGACAGCCGCCTGAACGTCCACGCGCCCTTCGTCAGCGGGGAGACCCGCGTGCGGCTGGACGGCGTGACCGGCTGGAACGCGCGGGGTGGGTGGCTGGGGTCGTTGCGCGCCACGGGGAATGTTCCGGGCGGGGCGCTGGACGCGACCCTGAAGGGGGCCGGGGCACTCGCGCTGGCGGGCAGCATCGGCCCGGCGAGCGTGGCTGGAGCCTTCCCCGCCGACCTCCCGCTGAAGCCGGGCGGCACGCTGGACCTCACCGCGCTGGATGTGGGGGCGCTGTGGGGCCGTGCGGGAGAGCTTCGTGCCACGGGCCGCGCGACGCTGGCGGGCGCGAGCTGGAGCAGGCCGGAAGCGGCCTTCGCGGGCCGCCTGGCCGACGTGGGCGGCGACCTGACCGGCGACCTGGGCGCGACGTACCGCGCCGGGGACGTGGCGGTGCGCCTCGCGGGCGAGCGGCTGGCGGGCGGCGCGACGCTGAGCGGCGGACGCTACGAGGCGACGCTGAAGGCCGAACCCCTCCGCCTCGCCCGGCTGTTGCCCCCCGCCTGGGACGTGGACGCGCTGACCTTTGCCGGGACCGTGCGCGCTTCGGGGACGCTGGCGGGCGGGCCTTCACAGGTGGAGGCGCAGAACCTGGCGCTGCGCGGCGAGCAGGGCACGGCGGGGCCGTTCAGCCTGTATGGCCGCGCCTCCTACCTCCGCCGGGGCAGTCAGCCCGACATGCTGGAGGCCGACCTGTCCGGCAGCCTGCGCGGCGGCGTGCTGAAGGCGAACGGAGCGCTTCCGGTGGGCGTGCGCGTGACGGCGCGGAACGTGGATGCGCGGGGCTTCGGCGCGGGCCTGATCAATGCCGACCTCACCCTCAGCGGCCCGCTGGAAGACGTGCTGCTGGCCGGGAAGGCCTCCTCCGTCACCGACGACTTTAACGCCCAGGTCGCCCTCTCCGGCCCGCTGCGGGACGCCCGTGCGAACGCCCGCGTGACCCTGAAGGGCCAGGGGCAGGCAGGCATCCTGTACGCCGACGCCACGGACCTCGACCTCGCGGCGGGCACAGTCCGGGCGCGGGTGTACGGCACGGCGCGGCAGGGCGGCAACACCGTGCGGCTGGACCTGAACGGCGCGTGGCCCCGTCTGACGGGCACGGCGACCGCGACGCTGACCGGTCTGCCGAACCCCGTCACGCTGACGGGCGACGGCCAGGGTGGCTATGCGCTGAATGGCGGCACGCTCGGCACGGGCCGCCTGACGCTGACCCCCGGCCAGGGCTTCATTCCCGCGCTGGCCGGGCAACTGCACCTCACGCCGCTGGCACTGGTCAACGGGACTGGGACGGCGACGGCGGACGTGACGCTGACCGGCACGCTGGCTGCCCCGCGCCTCGCCGGAACCCTGACCACGCGCGGGGCGGAAGTCTCGGGCGTGCGGCTGACCGACACCACCGGGGCCTTCACCGGCACGCTGAACGCCCTGCGCGGCACCCTCACGCAGGCCGGAACGACCGTCGCCACCCTGGAGGGGCAGACGCTCACGCTGAACGGGCTGACGGCGAACGCGGCGGGCAGCACCCTGCGCGCGAGCGGCACGGCGGGGCTGAACGGCACGGCGGATCTCACCCTCACGGCGAGCGGCCTGCTGGACGGCAACGTGCGCGCCACGTACCATGCCCGCGCGCTGGCCCTGGACGGGACGCTGAGCGGGCAAGGGCTGCGGGCCGCGCTGGACGTGAACGCCGACCCCTTCACCGGCTGGCATGGCACGGCCCGCGTGACCGGCGGGCCGGCCGGCGTGCTGACCGAGGCGGCGAACCTGAAGTTCTCCGGCTCCTTCGAGCACCCCCTGGTCACCGGCGAGGCCGGCGTGCTGGGCGCGGGCGCGCGGCTGGTGGCGAATGCGGACGGCGTTCACCTGCGGCTGGTGGACGGCCCGGAGGCCACCGCGAACGGCGTGCTGGAGCTGCGCCAGGGCGAGCAGGGCCAGCACGGGGGCGGCGGGTGGCGCTGGCTGGGCACCGTGGCCCTGACCCGCCCGGAACTCAGCTTCAGCCTCACGCCGACTGGGCCGCTGGCCGACCCGAACCTCACCCTGAGTGTGCGGCGGGGCCAGTGGCGCGCGGCGGGCACCGCCAGTCTGCGCGAGGCGGACCTGGACGTGACGGACGGCCTCACCACGGGGCGCGTGACCTGGAACGGGGAGACGCTGCGGGCGAACCTGCCCGGCCTGGACCTCGCGCGGCTGGACGTGCCGCGCCTGACCGGCCGGCTGACGGCCAACGGCGCGGTCAGCACCGACACGCAGGACGGGCGCGTGAGCGTGCGCGTCACGGACGTCACGACGGACTATGAAGTGCCCTACCTGGGCGTCACGCTGGCGGGCGACCTGACGGCGGACGTGACCCTCACCGGCGGCAAACCGCAGGTGCAGGCGAGCGCGGCGCTGCCCTCCGGCATGGTGAAGGTGAACGCCTCCCAGGGCGCGGCCGGCTGGACGGGCAACCTGGCCGGCACGCTGGCGCGCGGGGGCGGGACCCTTACGGCGAACGTCATCTCCGGGCCGGGGGGCCTGACCGGTTCGGTCACGGCGGCGCGCTATCCCCTGAGCGCGCTGGGGCAGGACGTGCGGCTGGCAGGAACGGTCACGCTGGGCGGGCAGACCTTCCAGGCGAACCTGACGGCGGGGAATGACATGGGCGAGGCGGAACTGACCGGGGGCGGCGGCCTGGCGGACCTGCTCCCGGCCCTGGGCGGCCTCGGCAACGTGCGCCCCACCGAGGAGGGCTACCGCCTGCGCGCCCTGCTGAACAATGTGGAAGTCGCCAAACTGAACATCGCGCCGGGCCTCGCGGGCCGCGTGAACGGCGAGGCGAACATTCAGGACGGCGGCGGCACCGTGGTGGTCAGCAGCCGCGCGCTGCAAATCGGGCAAAAGCAGCTCGGCGCGCGCGTGGAGGGCACCCTGGTCGGCGGCGACTGGCGCATTCGCGGCTTCCTGGGCGAGACGGACTTCTTCGCCTCACTCACCGGCGGCACGCTGAGTGGGCGGGCGACGTTGCAGGCGCTGCCGCTGGGCGCGGTGGTGGCCGCCTTCACCGACACCCCGGTGGGCGAGGGCGTGGTGACGGGCGTGGCCCGCTTCTCGCTGCCGCTGGCCGACCCCCTCGCGGGCAGCGCCACCGTGGTCGCGGAGCGCATCCGGGTCACGGCCACCAGCGGCACGGGCGCGGACGCCGTGACCGAGACGCTGACCGGCACCGGTACGCTGGACTACGCGGCGCGGGAACTGCGGAACGTGGACATCCAGCTCGCGGGCGCGGGCACCTGGGACGTGCGCGGCGGGTACACGCGGCAGCGGGTGGACCTCAGCGCGCAGTTCCGGGACACGACCTTCACGCCCGTGCTGCGGCTGATTCCGGGCCTGGCCGAACTCACGCCCAGCCTCAAGGGCAGTGTCACGCTCACGGCGGCGGGCACCTACGACCGCCCGCGCGGGCTGCTGCGCGCCCAGAACCTCGTCGGCAGCGTGGCAGGCCTGAGCCTCCAGATTCCCAGCTTCGCGGGTGACCTGCCGGATTCCGGGGCCTTCACGGCGGGCGGGCGCATCCTGACCGGCGGCACGGTCGGCAGCGACGGGACCGTGGACCTCAAGGGTCAGCTCACGCTCGGGCGGCTGTCGGGGACGCGGGCCACCTTCACGGGTCTGCTGGCCCCACAGGCCCTCGGCGCGCTGCCCAATACCACTGTCACGCTGACGCAGGGGGCGGAAAACCGCTGGACGCTGGACGCCCAGAGCCGCAGCGCCGCCACGGCGGCCACCCCGGCGGGGACCCTGAGCGTGACGGGCACGGTGGCCCCCCGCCCCGACCTCACCCTGACGGCGCGCGGCTACAACCTGCCGCTGGCGGCCATCTATGCCCGCGAGAGCGTGTTGAACGCCGACCTGCGCGCGGTGGACGACGGGCAGCTCGTCCACGTGAGCGGCGCGGCGCACTTCCTGCGGCTCACGCTGGGGCGCACGAACGCTCCGGCGACCATTCCCGCGCCGGGCCAGAGCAGCGTGGGCGGCTCCGCTCAGGCCGGGGGCCGCACCACCGACGACTACCCCAGCCCCCTGCCCGAGGAGTACACGACCTTCCCGAAGCCGCCCTCCGAGACAGAGGCCCGGCCCGCGCGGCCCTTCCTGGAGCGCATCGTCTTCGAGGACATCCCGATTCAGGCCCCCAACGGTATCCGGGTGGATGAGGCGCTGGCCCGCGCGGAGTTCAGCGGCAACCTGGTGCTGTCGGGCACGGGCGCACGGCCCCAGCTTCAGGGCAATGTCCTGGCGCAGCGCGGCACGCTGTTCCTGCGCGAGAACGAGTTCACGTTGCGCAGCGGGCGGGTCAGCTTCAGCGGCGAGGGGATTCTCCCGACCTTCGCGGTCGTCGCCAGCGGCACCGTGCCCTCGGCCACGACCGGGCAGCGGGTGCCCGTCACGCTGGATGTGAGCGGCGAGTTCCGGCCCGCGACGAACGGCCAGGACGTGCTGGTCCTGCGCACCAACCTGGGCTGCACGGCCACGGCGGGCACGGTCTGCACCGACCCCACCACCGGCAACCCCTACACGGAAGCGCAGCTGTACGCGCTGGTCGCCACCGGCGTGCCGGACCTGCAAGCCCTGCCCGCGAACCTGGCCGCCCTGGGCACCAGCGCCCTGCAAACCGCGCTGAACGTGTTCGTGCTGGGCGAACTGGAGCGCAACGTGGCCCGCGCCCTGGGCCTGGACGTGTTCCGCCTCACGCCCAACCTCGCCACGGCAGACGGCTCGCTGGGCGCGACCCTGACGCTGGGGTCGTACCTCACGCGCGACCTCTACCTGCAATACCAGGTGGACCTGAACGGCAGGGGCCTGCTGGACGCCACCTACAGCACGCCCGACGGCCGCGTGACCTTCAAGGTCAGCACGCCGCTCAACGGCCTGAATCTCCAGTCGGTCCGCCCCAGCTTCAGCGCCGCCTACAACTTCAACCGCCGCGTGAGCGTCAGCCTGGGCGTGCAGAACGACGAGGACAGCACGAAGGTGCGCTTCGGGGTGACGTACCGGCTGTTCACGCGGTAG
- a CDS encoding acylphosphatase has protein sequence MRLTALVSGTVQGVGYRRYVQRHARDLGLSGSAENLLDGRVEVVAEGSQADLDRLLHWLRRGPPHSRVDDVQTQYSEATGLRDFHVY, from the coding sequence ATGCGTCTGACCGCTCTTGTCTCCGGTACTGTCCAGGGTGTCGGGTACCGCCGTTACGTCCAGCGCCACGCCCGCGACCTGGGCCTGTCGGGCAGCGCCGAGAACCTGCTCGACGGCCGGGTGGAGGTCGTCGCGGAAGGGTCCCAGGCTGACCTCGACCGCCTGCTGCACTGGCTGCGCCGTGGCCCGCCCCATTCCCGCGTGGACGACGTGCAGACCCAGTACAGCGAGGCGACCGGCTTGCGGGACTTTCACGTGTACTGA